In Maridesulfovibrio sp., a single genomic region encodes these proteins:
- a CDS encoding esterase-like activity of phytase family protein, with protein sequence MLKIIIFVLILCCTPIGLYFGPSTMNVDAKQPVKNPIMVRLASSPVGPPAGEKTGFDNTRIKYLGTLLLSSPHPAFGGFSDLLVSPDRKTFLAVSDMGFWIKAGIKYTPEGELAGTDAEAQLGQLRNTEGNTYAIKYNADAEGLSRAPGSGYLVSFERVHRINRFDNKELSLAGTPVNFPVPEAVKDLPENAGLESLLLLPDQRLMVLSEGEPSQGNHSYAAVVKDGSWTEFTYVRSDDFRPTSAGNLPGNKILVLERRYTGPGSLGIRFSTFGADEISSGAGIVPCTLFEIKNPLPRDNFEGLDTITAPDGTTYIYIISDDNFSPVQHTLLSLFKLSPEQ encoded by the coding sequence ATGCTGAAAATCATAATATTCGTACTCATTCTCTGCTGCACTCCCATCGGTCTTTATTTCGGGCCGTCCACCATGAATGTAGATGCCAAGCAACCGGTCAAAAATCCGATTATGGTCAGACTCGCCTCAAGCCCGGTAGGACCTCCGGCAGGAGAAAAAACCGGTTTTGACAATACCCGCATAAAATATCTGGGGACTCTGCTGCTAAGCAGTCCTCATCCTGCTTTCGGCGGATTTTCCGATCTGCTGGTCAGCCCGGACCGCAAAACATTTCTGGCTGTAAGCGATATGGGATTCTGGATCAAGGCCGGGATAAAGTACACTCCGGAGGGAGAACTTGCAGGCACGGACGCGGAAGCACAGCTCGGCCAGTTGCGCAATACGGAAGGCAACACATACGCAATCAAATACAACGCCGACGCAGAGGGGCTGAGCCGGGCTCCGGGATCAGGCTATCTTGTTTCTTTTGAACGAGTTCACCGCATAAACCGTTTTGATAATAAGGAACTGAGTCTGGCAGGAACCCCGGTTAACTTTCCTGTTCCTGAGGCGGTAAAGGATCTCCCCGAAAATGCGGGGCTTGAATCTCTTCTGCTGCTCCCGGACCAGCGTCTCATGGTTTTATCCGAAGGGGAACCGTCACAGGGAAACCATTCTTATGCGGCCGTAGTAAAAGACGGTTCGTGGACAGAATTCACCTACGTGCGCAGCGATGATTTCCGGCCCACGTCAGCCGGCAACCTTCCAGGCAACAAAATACTGGTTCTGGAACGCCGCTATACCGGCCCCGGAAGTCTGGGCATCAGATTCTCAACTTTCGGAGCAGATGAAATAAGCTCCGGTGCCGGAATAGTTCCATGCACTCTGTTCGAAATTAAAAATCCGCTTCCCCGAGACAACTTTGAAGGTCTGGACACTATCACCGCACCGGACGGGACAACCTACATCTACATCATTTCCGACGATAATTTCTCACCCGTACAGCATACTCTGCTGAGTCTTTTTAAACTGTCTCCCGAGCAATAA
- a CDS encoding DUF3568 domain-containing protein, which translates to MSVKKITSLVLMIFLCLSVSGCGVVLLGGAAAGGTYVYVAGKATQKYNADLGTTYKSAIAACKELNLKIDSAKKRLSDASIKAVDVDTTVYIDLSSSSSKVTEVTVRYGILGDEQASSRILAAIKKNL; encoded by the coding sequence ATGTCTGTTAAAAAGATTACTTCACTGGTTCTCATGATTTTCCTCTGTCTATCTGTTTCCGGTTGCGGAGTTGTTCTGCTGGGTGGTGCTGCTGCCGGCGGAACATATGTATATGTTGCAGGAAAAGCCACGCAAAAGTATAATGCCGATCTGGGCACTACCTATAAGTCCGCTATTGCAGCCTGCAAGGAACTTAATCTCAAAATAGACAGCGCCAAGAAAAGGCTCAGTGACGCATCAATCAAAGCTGTCGATGTTGATACAACCGTTTATATTGATTTGAGCAGTTCCTCGTCCAAGGTTACCGAGGTGACCGTGCGTTACGGAATTCTCGGTGATGAACAGGCGTCTTCCCGCATTCTGGCTGCGATAAAAAAGAATTTATAG
- a CDS encoding ATP-binding protein gives MFTSANASAESEKFNILFLNSYQNGYAWSDDILKGVRDVLNSSGLTVDLHIEYMDTKRFQREEFMDILHSYYAYKYKGYKFSVIIVSDNNALNFMLRFQDSLFPGVPVVFCGINDFKPSLIGDRENYAGVLEHPDIRANLNLFLRLVPGLSKVSVVGDNSVTSRAIQAQIRQAEPDFRDTLTFDYWNDLSLDELLAKARNMDRDEILLFTPFYKGAHGELFSAEEVLEIIYDNTDVMISSVWEFLLGHGIVGGKLLSGIEQGTQAAHMAVGILKNGQMPRIRVVTPTNERFMFDYNVLERFKIDRALLPDDSVIINTPDYFYKLNKQVFWNIIVSILVLSLILVMLVISILQRRKVEKRITAQLSFQEILMDTLPLLICWKDRDQRYLGANHSFTDFFEIGLPTSIIGYSDSELGTDNRFAAQAAVWDRKVIETGRPILRISWAMIREGIDPVWLEINKVPLYNERGQVVGTLSTAQDVTLRVNLEKQLLQSQKMEAIGTLAGGIAHDFNNILTSIMNSVELALSDIEEGTITWKDLDRAIKAAQRGSRVVKQILTFSRPSQEGFKPTDIGEVVQETVDFIKASLPRNIEVSAVVPDGAPLVMADPTQIHQVIMNLCTNSFQSLRGAGGSIVVALTTVEVGDEQAQFMRVSPGVYLRLEISDNGPGIDVDILDKIFDPFFTTKGKAEGTGLGLAVVHGLVKGHGGGISVSSSPEVKTSFEIYLPVHGQLRDVVHASLGAIPHGQENILFVEDDEDQLETTPRILESLGYRVTALASPQDAFQAVLEDPGRFDMMITDYDMPHTNGIELARMVQDVAPELPVMIVSGRRTVLSYLSDEDAGIINVRKVLMKPYNKTIIADAVREVLMSPEKIDG, from the coding sequence ATGTTCACTTCTGCAAACGCATCTGCGGAAAGTGAAAAATTCAACATTCTTTTTCTCAATTCCTACCAGAACGGGTACGCATGGTCTGATGATATTCTCAAAGGAGTTCGGGATGTTCTGAACTCCAGCGGCCTGACTGTGGACCTGCATATTGAGTATATGGATACCAAGCGTTTTCAGCGCGAGGAATTCATGGACATACTTCATTCCTACTATGCCTATAAATATAAGGGCTACAAATTTTCTGTCATAATTGTTTCGGATAACAATGCCTTGAATTTCATGCTCCGGTTTCAGGATTCCCTGTTTCCGGGGGTGCCGGTTGTTTTTTGCGGAATCAATGACTTCAAGCCTTCTCTCATCGGCGATAGGGAGAATTATGCCGGAGTGCTGGAGCACCCGGATATCCGTGCTAACCTCAATCTTTTTTTGCGGCTGGTCCCCGGATTGAGCAAGGTCTCTGTAGTCGGAGACAATTCGGTTACTTCACGGGCCATACAGGCTCAGATACGTCAGGCCGAGCCTGATTTCAGAGATACTCTGACATTTGATTACTGGAACGATCTTTCGCTTGATGAATTGCTGGCAAAGGCCCGCAATATGGATCGGGATGAGATACTGCTTTTTACTCCTTTTTATAAAGGTGCCCACGGAGAACTTTTCAGTGCGGAAGAAGTTCTGGAAATTATTTACGATAATACTGATGTGATGATTTCCAGCGTCTGGGAATTTCTGTTGGGACACGGTATCGTGGGCGGCAAGCTGCTTTCCGGAATAGAGCAGGGGACCCAGGCGGCTCACATGGCTGTAGGAATCCTGAAGAACGGCCAAATGCCCAGGATAAGGGTTGTCACCCCCACGAATGAGCGATTCATGTTCGATTACAATGTGCTCGAACGTTTCAAGATAGACCGGGCACTTCTCCCTGATGACAGCGTGATAATCAATACGCCGGATTATTTTTACAAATTGAACAAGCAGGTTTTCTGGAATATTATTGTATCCATACTTGTTCTCAGCCTGATTCTGGTCATGCTGGTCATCTCCATCCTGCAGAGACGCAAGGTGGAAAAAAGGATTACGGCCCAGCTGTCTTTCCAGGAAATACTGATGGATACTCTTCCGCTGCTTATCTGCTGGAAAGACCGGGATCAGCGTTATCTTGGCGCCAACCATTCATTTACCGATTTTTTTGAAATAGGTTTGCCAACGTCCATTATAGGGTATAGCGATTCAGAGCTTGGAACCGACAACAGGTTTGCAGCACAGGCCGCTGTATGGGACCGGAAGGTGATTGAGACCGGCAGGCCGATCCTGCGCATAAGCTGGGCTATGATTCGGGAGGGGATAGACCCCGTCTGGCTTGAGATCAACAAGGTTCCCCTCTACAACGAAAGGGGGCAGGTGGTCGGAACCCTTTCCACTGCCCAAGATGTCACGCTGAGGGTAAATCTGGAAAAGCAGTTGCTGCAGTCGCAGAAAATGGAGGCCATAGGCACGCTCGCAGGTGGCATCGCCCACGACTTCAACAATATTCTTACCTCGATAATGAACTCGGTAGAGCTTGCTCTGAGCGATATTGAAGAGGGAACCATAACCTGGAAGGATCTTGACCGGGCCATCAAGGCGGCACAGCGCGGAAGCCGGGTGGTCAAGCAGATCCTTACTTTCAGCCGTCCTTCTCAGGAAGGGTTCAAGCCTACGGATATAGGTGAGGTTGTCCAGGAAACAGTGGACTTCATCAAGGCTTCGCTGCCGCGTAACATCGAGGTGTCGGCAGTTGTACCGGATGGCGCGCCTCTGGTCATGGCCGACCCGACCCAGATACATCAGGTGATAATGAATCTGTGCACCAACTCCTTCCAATCCCTGCGCGGCGCCGGCGGGAGTATTGTTGTCGCCCTCACTACCGTGGAAGTAGGCGACGAGCAGGCCCAGTTCATGCGGGTTTCTCCGGGAGTTTACCTGCGCCTTGAAATTTCCGACAACGGTCCGGGAATTGATGTGGATATTCTGGACAAGATTTTCGATCCTTTTTTCACCACCAAGGGCAAGGCCGAAGGCACCGGACTCGGACTTGCCGTTGTGCACGGACTGGTCAAGGGGCATGGCGGTGGAATTTCGGTAAGCAGCAGCCCGGAAGTGAAGACCTCGTTTGAAATTTATCTTCCGGTCCATGGACAGTTGCGGGATGTGGTTCATGCAAGCCTTGGTGCAATTCCGCATGGACAGGAGAATATTCTGTTTGTGGAGGACGATGAGGATCAACTGGAAACCACACCGAGAATTCTGGAAAGTCTGGGCTACAGGGTTACGGCGCTTGCTTCTCCACAGGATGCTTTCCAGGCTGTTCTGGAAGATCCGGGCCGTTTCGATATGATGATTACGGATTATGATATGCCCCACACCAATGGAATAGAACTTGCCAGAATGGTGCAGGATGTTGCTCCGGAACTGCCTGTAATGATAGTTTCGGGCAGGCGTACGGTTCTTTCCTACCTGAGCGATGAGGATGCCGGGATAATTAATGTCAGAAAGGTTCTGATGAAACCATACAACAAGACCATTATTGCTGATGCTGTGCGGGAAGTTCTTATGTCCCCGGAGAAGATAGATGGGTAG
- a CDS encoding response regulator, which produces MRFLIIDDDEAVHMYLTQLLSPYARCEAAFSGAEAIDMYRKAHEENEPYTTVFMDILMPEMDGHEATRKLRELEKELLVTGPDEFKLVMITSLKDTKNVSQAFFKGYASCYIVKPFNKVHVMSELRENHIL; this is translated from the coding sequence TTGATGATGATGAAGCCGTCCATATGTATTTAACACAGCTTTTGTCGCCGTATGCACGCTGCGAAGCCGCTTTCAGCGGTGCAGAGGCGATTGATATGTACAGAAAAGCGCATGAGGAAAATGAACCGTATACCACTGTTTTTATGGATATCCTTATGCCTGAAATGGATGGGCATGAGGCTACACGTAAATTGCGTGAACTGGAAAAGGAACTGCTTGTAACCGGTCCGGATGAATTCAAGCTGGTAATGATTACCTCTTTGAAGGATACCAAGAACGTCAGTCAGGCCTTTTTTAAAGGATATGCCAGTTGTTATATAGTGAAGCCGTTCAATAAAGTTCATGTCATGAGCGAACTACGTGAAAATCACATCCTTTAA
- a CDS encoding sigma-54 dependent transcriptional regulator gives MGRILIIDDDVQVCETIESLIARAGHDAVSAYNLKDGLARVRENDFDVVFLDISLPDGNGLDCLQKVKESSGCPEVIILTGKGDADGAELAIQGGAWDFLVKPSSVKQISLSMRRALEFHNEKKSKTQCVALNLDNIVGKSIEIKNCYDLVAHASGSDANVLVNGETGTGKELFARTIHDNSRRAQNNFVVVDCASLTETLVESTLFGHKRGAFTGAQADRKGLIPLADKGTLFLDEVGEMPLAVQKSFLRVLQERTYRPVGENREFKSDFRLIAATNRDLEVMVRRGEFRQDLLYRIQTIHIHLPALRERGGDIEELTNFHLAKLSQRYGVPPKVANSDFYDVLNNYDWPGNVRQLFNIVEQAFVAAGSGNTIYAMHLSDALRIKMAKSNLRKSHRGESAEVHDRTDKTLSEKTDKPVEKKVAAFSETVGGLLSDALPPLKIFKGMAEKRYLEELLSRYQGDVSTILNVSGLSRSHFYALLKKHEIRD, from the coding sequence ATGGGTAGAATTCTTATTATAGACGATGATGTTCAGGTCTGTGAAACAATAGAAAGCCTTATTGCCCGTGCCGGGCACGATGCTGTAAGCGCTTACAACCTCAAGGACGGCCTTGCCCGGGTCAGAGAAAACGATTTTGACGTTGTGTTTCTGGACATATCGCTGCCGGACGGCAACGGACTTGACTGTCTGCAAAAGGTAAAGGAATCATCCGGGTGCCCGGAAGTGATAATACTTACCGGAAAGGGCGATGCAGACGGAGCCGAGCTTGCAATACAGGGCGGAGCCTGGGATTTTCTGGTCAAACCGTCATCTGTGAAACAGATATCCCTGTCCATGCGGCGCGCACTTGAGTTCCACAACGAAAAAAAGAGCAAGACCCAGTGTGTAGCCCTCAATCTCGATAATATCGTGGGCAAGAGCATTGAAATAAAAAACTGCTATGATCTGGTGGCGCACGCCTCCGGCTCGGATGCAAACGTGCTGGTCAACGGAGAGACGGGAACCGGTAAGGAACTTTTCGCGCGAACAATTCATGATAATTCCAGAAGGGCGCAGAATAATTTTGTAGTTGTCGACTGTGCCTCGCTTACCGAGACTCTGGTGGAAAGTACCCTTTTCGGGCACAAGCGCGGAGCTTTTACCGGTGCACAGGCGGACCGTAAGGGCTTGATTCCGCTTGCGGACAAGGGAACTCTGTTCCTTGATGAAGTAGGGGAGATGCCTCTTGCCGTTCAGAAGTCGTTTCTGCGTGTTCTGCAGGAACGCACTTATCGCCCGGTTGGTGAAAACAGGGAGTTTAAAAGTGATTTCAGGCTGATTGCCGCAACAAACCGTGACCTTGAAGTGATGGTTCGGCGTGGAGAATTCCGTCAGGACCTGCTTTACCGCATACAGACTATCCATATTCATCTTCCGGCTCTGCGGGAGCGGGGCGGTGATATAGAAGAGTTGACTAATTTTCATCTGGCCAAGTTGAGCCAGCGTTACGGGGTGCCGCCCAAGGTGGCCAATTCCGATTTTTACGATGTGCTTAATAATTACGACTGGCCCGGAAACGTTCGGCAGCTTTTCAATATTGTTGAGCAGGCTTTTGTTGCGGCCGGGAGCGGTAATACCATATATGCCATGCATCTTTCTGATGCGCTGCGTATAAAAATGGCCAAATCCAACCTCCGGAAGAGTCACCGCGGGGAATCAGCAGAAGTACATGACCGCACGGATAAAACCCTGTCTGAAAAAACGGACAAGCCTGTTGAGAAAAAGGTCGCTGCCTTTTCGGAAACCGTGGGCGGTCTTCTCAGCGACGCTCTGCCTCCATTAAAGATATTCAAGGGGATGGCTGAAAAGCGTTATCTGGAGGAGCTTTTGTCCCGGTACCAGGGGGATGTTTCGACAATTCTAAATGTCTCCGGGCTCTCCAGATCCCATTTCTATGCATTGCTCAAAAAACACGAGATCAGGGACTGA
- a CDS encoding histidine kinase dimerization/phosphoacceptor domain -containing protein produces MNTYHDSNEGSPENDPEQERACPVLAKVHLRHAPGSGLGSSGHSDCRTSIGHCIRLVENIDQGVLVFDQSNEIVFMNRSACDLLETELSAFNIAKFQSLFPAKELQLFEKHFSSAWTCGHVEKCDCRLQLPSGNPLDLRLKFVPLSSSGGRPEGMQVIIADITFEYKIMQELKQSERMSRALFDGAGDAIFVHGVNGRFTDVNKVACERLGYSRAELLTMTPAEIRADSSDTFFAGLPDRAGRAKGVEEVYLVTKDGTQLPVEVNSRMICLGGKNKMLTIARDIAERVDAYKTSALNRKRFKALYEMAHMNETSIHAFFEFAIRHGIELSESEYGFIVRLEGHGSSVQFHDWISMDRAGISGIIPKPDNLAECGSWVQAITGRTSFYCNNVDQHECLQPFPDGLVDNYLALSIFEAGRVVAVAVVAKRNGDYTGDNLRNLELLFNGMWNVLGRRKSEQQLRQSLREKETLLKEVHHRVKNNMQVICSLLNLQTDYISDPKDLTLIRHSIDRVRSMAYVHEQLYRSDDLTSIDFGQYISGLGLKLFSSYGVANTINFSTRLEAIMLPIEQALPCGLIVSELITNAISHAFPQEYADKPKQVSVELFLEGDLVIISVADNGVGLANGLERSGSLGHVLIDTLVSQIGGTLERKEDKGARFIISFRAR; encoded by the coding sequence ATGAATACCTACCATGACTCCAATGAAGGGAGCCCCGAAAATGATCCGGAACAGGAACGGGCATGTCCTGTTCTGGCAAAAGTCCACTTACGTCATGCCCCCGGTTCAGGGCTTGGAAGTTCTGGTCATTCTGATTGTCGCACCTCGATAGGTCACTGCATCCGGCTGGTTGAAAATATCGATCAGGGGGTGCTTGTCTTTGATCAGTCGAATGAAATTGTTTTTATGAATAGAAGTGCCTGCGACCTTTTAGAGACAGAGCTTTCGGCATTCAATATTGCTAAATTTCAGTCCCTGTTCCCCGCTAAGGAACTGCAGTTGTTTGAGAAACATTTTTCTTCTGCCTGGACCTGCGGACATGTTGAAAAGTGCGACTGCAGGCTTCAGCTGCCTTCCGGCAATCCTCTTGATCTGCGCCTGAAGTTCGTTCCCCTAAGTTCTTCCGGGGGGAGGCCTGAGGGAATGCAGGTGATCATCGCGGATATAACTTTTGAATACAAAATCATGCAGGAGCTTAAACAGTCCGAAAGAATGTCCCGTGCCTTGTTTGACGGTGCAGGTGATGCCATTTTTGTTCACGGAGTGAACGGAAGGTTTACCGATGTCAACAAGGTCGCCTGCGAGCGGCTGGGGTATTCGCGAGCGGAGTTGCTGACAATGACTCCAGCAGAGATTCGTGCCGATAGCAGCGATACCTTTTTTGCCGGATTGCCGGACCGCGCAGGAAGGGCCAAGGGAGTCGAGGAGGTCTACCTCGTAACCAAAGACGGAACACAGCTCCCCGTGGAAGTAAACTCCCGCATGATCTGCCTGGGCGGGAAAAATAAAATGCTGACCATTGCCAGGGATATCGCGGAACGCGTTGATGCCTACAAGACTTCCGCCCTGAATCGTAAGCGCTTCAAGGCCCTGTATGAAATGGCCCATATGAATGAAACGTCCATCCATGCATTTTTTGAATTTGCCATCCGCCACGGCATTGAACTCAGTGAGAGCGAATACGGCTTCATTGTCCGGCTTGAAGGGCACGGCAGCAGTGTGCAGTTCCATGACTGGATCAGTATGGACAGGGCAGGGATTTCAGGAATTATTCCAAAACCGGACAACCTTGCCGAATGCGGTTCATGGGTGCAGGCCATCACCGGTAGGACCTCTTTTTACTGCAACAACGTGGATCAGCATGAGTGTCTGCAGCCGTTCCCGGACGGCCTTGTTGATAACTATCTCGCTCTTTCCATTTTTGAGGCCGGTCGGGTTGTTGCTGTTGCTGTTGTTGCCAAACGCAATGGCGATTACACCGGCGATAATCTCAGAAATCTTGAACTTCTTTTTAACGGGATGTGGAACGTTCTGGGTCGGAGGAAGTCCGAGCAGCAACTACGGCAGTCCCTGCGTGAAAAGGAAACCCTGCTCAAGGAAGTTCATCACCGGGTAAAAAACAATATGCAGGTCATCTGCAGCCTTCTGAATCTGCAAACGGATTATATAAGTGACCCCAAAGACCTTACCCTGATCAGACACAGCATAGACCGGGTTCGCTCCATGGCCTACGTTCACGAACAGCTGTACCGTTCGGACGACCTTACCAGCATTGATTTCGGCCAGTATATATCCGGATTGGGTCTCAAGTTGTTCAGTTCATACGGGGTGGCGAATACAATCAATTTTTCGACACGACTGGAAGCCATCATGCTGCCGATTGAGCAGGCCCTGCCTTGCGGGCTGATAGTAAGCGAATTGATAACAAACGCTATCAGCCATGCTTTTCCGCAGGAATACGCGGATAAACCCAAACAGGTTTCAGTGGAACTGTTTCTTGAAGGTGATCTGGTTATTATCAGCGTAGCGGACAATGGAGTCGGGTTGGCAAACGGATTGGAACGGTCCGGAAGCCTGGGACATGTGCTTATTGATACTCTGGTCAGTCAGATAGGCGGAACGCTGGAAAGAAAGGAGGACAAGGGAGCCAGGTTTATTATCAGTTTCAGGGCCCGTTAA